A single window of Thalassomonas viridans DNA harbors:
- a CDS encoding NAD-dependent malic enzyme has product MNQSSKSKKRPLYIPYAGPALLETPLLNKGSAFSAQERASFNLTGLLPPSYESIEEQVERAYMQYSSFSNNLNKHIYLRAIQDNNETLFHRLIQAHLAEMMPIIYTPTVGDACEQFSDIYRSSRGLFISYAERDHIDDILRNATKNKVKVIVVTDGERILGLGDQGIGGMGIPIGKLSLYTACGGISPAYTLPVMLDVGTNNEKLLNDPMYMGWRHKRIGQAEYDEFVDLFIQAVKRRWPHVMLQFEDFAQPNAMPLLNRYRDEICCFNDDIQGTASVTVGSLLAACRTKGVPLSSQKVAFVGAGSAGCGIAEQIISQMVSEGASPEQARSQVYMIDRYGLLTQGMGELRDFQEKLVQSKAAVAAWNIGGEYASLLEVMNNAKPDILIGVSGQAGLFTEEIIRAMKSHCDLPIIFPLSNPSRQVEATPEQVIHWTEGEVIIATGSPFEPVDYKGKTYPVAQCNNSYIFPGIGLGIVSANVNRITDEMLMVASETLANNSPLANTGEGELLPPLTAIADLSKAIAFNIGKLAMKQGLALELSDEMLTAKIERNFWKPEYREYRRISI; this is encoded by the coding sequence ATGAACCAAAGCAGCAAAAGCAAAAAACGTCCGCTATATATTCCCTATGCCGGTCCCGCCTTACTGGAAACCCCTTTGTTAAACAAAGGCAGCGCCTTTAGCGCACAGGAGCGGGCAAGTTTCAACTTAACAGGTTTATTGCCGCCAAGTTATGAGAGCATAGAAGAGCAGGTCGAGCGGGCCTATATGCAATACAGCAGCTTTAGTAATAACCTCAACAAGCATATTTATTTGCGGGCGATCCAGGACAACAATGAAACCTTGTTCCATCGCCTGATCCAGGCACACCTGGCGGAAATGATGCCGATCATTTATACCCCCACAGTAGGCGATGCCTGCGAGCAGTTCTCAGATATTTACCGCAGCTCCCGCGGCTTGTTTATTTCCTACGCCGAACGCGATCATATCGATGATATTCTGCGCAACGCCACTAAAAACAAGGTGAAAGTGATAGTGGTCACCGACGGCGAACGTATTCTTGGCCTTGGCGACCAGGGCATAGGGGGCATGGGGATCCCGATCGGCAAGCTGTCCTTATATACCGCCTGTGGCGGCATCAGCCCTGCCTATACCTTGCCGGTGATGCTGGATGTCGGCACCAATAACGAAAAGCTGCTGAACGATCCTATGTATATGGGCTGGCGCCATAAGCGTATCGGTCAGGCGGAATACGACGAATTTGTCGATCTCTTTATCCAGGCGGTAAAACGCCGCTGGCCTCATGTGATGCTGCAATTTGAAGATTTCGCCCAGCCCAATGCCATGCCGCTGCTCAACCGTTACCGCGACGAGATTTGCTGCTTTAATGACGATATCCAGGGCACGGCATCTGTGACCGTAGGTTCTCTGCTGGCGGCCTGCCGCACTAAAGGAGTGCCCCTGTCGTCGCAAAAAGTCGCTTTTGTCGGCGCCGGCTCTGCCGGTTGCGGTATTGCCGAGCAGATCATCAGCCAGATGGTCAGCGAAGGCGCTTCACCCGAGCAGGCTCGCAGCCAGGTGTATATGATCGACCGTTACGGTTTGTTAACCCAGGGCATGGGAGAGTTAAGGGATTTCCAGGAAAAACTGGTGCAGAGTAAAGCAGCGGTTGCTGCCTGGAATATCGGAGGGGAATACGCCTCTTTGCTGGAAGTGATGAATAACGCCAAACCGGACATACTGATCGGGGTTTCCGGCCAGGCAGGTTTGTTTACCGAAGAAATTATCCGGGCAATGAAATCCCATTGCGACTTGCCTATCATCTTCCCGTTAAGCAACCCGTCCCGCCAGGTGGAAGCCACGCCTGAGCAGGTGATCCATTGGACCGAAGGGGAAGTGATCATTGCCACCGGCAGTCCGTTTGAGCCGGTAGACTATAAAGGCAAGACCTATCCTGTGGCCCAGTGCAACAACAGTTATATTTTCCCGGGCATAGGTCTGGGCATAGTGTCCGCGAATGTTAACCGCATCACCGATGAAATGCTGATGGTGGCCAGTGAAACCCTGGCGAATAACTCTCCGCTGGCCAATACCGGGGAAGGTGAGCTGCTGCCGCCGCTGACGGCAATTGCCGATTTAAGCAAGGCCATCGCCTTTAACATCGGCAAGCTGGCGATGAAACAGGGACTGGCGCTGGAACTATCGGATGAAATGCTGACGGCGAAGATTGAGCGTAACTTCTGGAAACCCGAATACCGGGAGTACCGCAGGATCAGTATTTAA
- a CDS encoding RodZ domain-containing protein, producing the protein MSDKNTAPELSEDMEVIGPGQMLAEARIQMGLSQEQVADKLNFRPALVRDIEAEIFDKSLPTTFNRGYLRNYAKLVNIPVEQVLASYEMLGVAEAQGAELQSFSKITKKQAETNLVMWISYLVIALLIASTVMWWLQDVKEEDTALILPKKTPQETAAVNTGGQSQSVSGTAEKAAEAEEVPAPVVNTTPATPEESVPSTAGQETAAAPSEPVAGSPEQADTGQQETALSDVPGAAEQAAGEVQQLSAQQAEEPVNPLSTAVFTFSGDCYVNIFDATGERIAYGLKKSGYVMTISGVAPLNITIGRPDLVAINFDGQEVDMSDYPGSNIAKFSLPMNPPGP; encoded by the coding sequence ATGAGCGATAAAAACACCGCCCCCGAACTATCCGAAGACATGGAAGTGATCGGCCCCGGGCAGATGCTGGCGGAAGCCCGGATACAAATGGGACTGTCGCAGGAGCAGGTTGCCGATAAGCTTAATTTTCGTCCGGCACTGGTGCGGGATATCGAAGCGGAAATTTTCGATAAGTCGTTGCCGACAACCTTTAACCGGGGTTATCTGCGCAATTACGCCAAACTGGTGAATATTCCCGTCGAACAGGTGCTGGCCAGTTATGAAATGCTGGGAGTGGCGGAGGCCCAGGGGGCTGAGCTGCAAAGTTTTTCCAAGATCACCAAGAAACAGGCAGAAACCAATCTGGTGATGTGGATCAGCTACCTGGTGATAGCCTTGCTTATTGCCTCTACCGTGATGTGGTGGCTGCAGGATGTTAAAGAAGAAGATACCGCGCTTATTTTACCTAAGAAAACGCCGCAGGAAACGGCCGCGGTGAATACCGGCGGGCAAAGCCAGAGTGTCAGCGGTACGGCCGAGAAAGCGGCTGAGGCTGAAGAAGTGCCTGCGCCGGTAGTGAACACCACGCCGGCAACACCTGAAGAATCAGTGCCGTCCACTGCCGGGCAGGAAACCGCAGCTGCGCCAAGCGAACCGGTTGCCGGCAGCCCAGAACAGGCGGATACCGGGCAGCAAGAAACCGCTTTATCCGATGTCCCCGGTGCTGCGGAACAAGCGGCAGGAGAGGTGCAGCAGCTAAGCGCACAGCAGGCTGAGGAGCCGGTGAATCCTCTGTCCACCGCGGTATTTACCTTCTCCGGTGATTGCTACGTTAATATTTTTGATGCCACCGGCGAGCGTATTGCCTACGGCCTGAAAAAATCCGGTTATGTTATGACCATTTCAGGTGTGGCCCCGTTAAATATCACCATAGGGCGTCCGGATCTGGTGGCGATTAATTTTGACGGCCAGGAAGTGGACATGTCCGACTACCCCGGCAGCAATATTGCTAAATTTAGTTTACCCATGAACCCGCCGGGTCCGTGA
- the pilW gene encoding type IV pilus biogenesis/stability protein PilW, with protein MDKFKPVIYTLTVLSLLPGCVTREYAGDNTPVVQNDATNDDIALTRISLALGYLKMGNTTQAKANLEKARRFAPKLVQVYTAFAHYYETVGEQELAVEAYEQALSLDPDDADTLNNYGVFLCRQERLAEAEQEFLKAIAVPSYLQVAQSYENLALCHLKADNFNQAEQYIEKAIQHNPSRAAVILQMVELQYAKGDYRQAQAYLQQFEKAVRRFSAEALALAFKLYRKQGKNTVAKNYAVMLVKMFPTSWQAKQYLVNELAQIPADELALRYRQSEQGRASANKPVVVLSPDNKQADNKPRQLALTGAAEPKKQAGVNKASGQKPSGRASQPQTTITIPVHVVESGDSLFSISKKYNIFMRSIQRWNNLKESSILRVGDVIYLSNPNKAAKS; from the coding sequence ATGGATAAATTTAAACCGGTTATTTATACCCTTACTGTCTTAAGTTTGTTGCCCGGGTGTGTGACCCGGGAATATGCCGGTGACAATACCCCTGTAGTACAAAATGATGCCACCAATGACGACATTGCCCTAACCCGGATTTCCCTGGCCCTGGGTTATCTGAAAATGGGCAACACCACCCAGGCGAAAGCCAACCTGGAAAAAGCCAGGCGTTTCGCCCCTAAGCTGGTGCAGGTCTATACCGCTTTTGCCCATTATTATGAAACCGTCGGGGAACAGGAGCTGGCGGTTGAGGCCTACGAGCAGGCCCTGTCGCTGGACCCGGACGATGCCGATACCCTGAATAACTACGGGGTGTTTCTGTGCCGGCAAGAGCGGCTGGCGGAAGCGGAACAAGAGTTTCTTAAAGCCATTGCCGTGCCCAGCTACCTGCAGGTGGCGCAAAGTTATGAAAACCTGGCGTTATGCCATTTAAAAGCGGATAACTTTAACCAGGCCGAACAGTATATTGAAAAAGCCATTCAGCATAACCCCAGCCGGGCGGCGGTGATACTGCAAATGGTGGAGCTGCAATATGCCAAGGGAGACTACCGTCAGGCCCAGGCTTATCTGCAACAATTTGAAAAGGCGGTGCGCCGCTTTAGCGCCGAAGCCCTGGCACTGGCATTTAAGCTGTACCGGAAGCAGGGAAAGAATACGGTTGCTAAGAATTATGCGGTGATGTTGGTGAAAATGTTTCCCACTTCCTGGCAGGCGAAACAGTATTTAGTGAATGAGCTGGCGCAAATCCCCGCCGATGAATTGGCGCTGCGTTACCGGCAAAGCGAGCAGGGTCGGGCAAGTGCGAATAAACCTGTGGTGGTGCTGTCGCCGGATAACAAGCAGGCAGACAATAAACCCCGGCAGCTGGCCCTGACCGGAGCGGCGGAGCCGAAGAAGCAGGCTGGCGTTAACAAAGCCAGCGGGCAAAAGCCCTCAGGCAGAGCTTCGCAGCCACAAACAACCATTACTATTCCGGTACATGTTGTCGAGTCCGGAGATAGTTTATTTTCCATTTCCAAGAAGTATAATATTTTTATGAGAAGCATACAGCGCTGGAATAACCTGAAAGAGTCCAGCATTTTACGTGTAGGTGATGTTATTTATTTATCCAATCCGAATAAGGCGGCAAAATCCTGA
- the iscX gene encoding Fe-S cluster assembly protein IscX gives MALYWSDSREIALELMERHPHVDPLTIHFTELRDWVLALEDFADDPKHCGERVLEGIQMAWLDEVD, from the coding sequence ATGGCATTGTACTGGTCTGATTCACGAGAAATTGCCTTGGAGTTAATGGAGCGGCATCCGCATGTCGATCCGCTGACAATACATTTTACCGAGTTAAGGGACTGGGTGCTGGCGCTGGAAGATTTTGCCGACGATCCTAAGCATTGTGGCGAACGGGTTTTGGAAGGCATACAAATGGCCTGGCTGGATGAGGTGGACTGA
- a CDS encoding bifunctional tRNA (adenosine(37)-C2)-methyltransferase TrmG/ribosomal RNA large subunit methyltransferase RlmN gives MTESTAKVNLLNFDYQMMREYFASIGEKPFRAEQVMKWIYHFGYDDFEKMTNLNKKLREKLQRNCEIKAPEISQKQVSNDGTIKYALMLEGGQEVETVWIPENNRATLCVSSQVGCALECSFCSTAQQGFNRNLSMSEIIGQVWRVANDIGATRIAGTRPITNIVMMGMGEPLLNMKNLIPALDTMLNDFAYGLSKRRVTVSTSGVVPALDMLKEKIDCALAISVHAPNNELRDELVPINKKYPLEDFLAASRRYIDGSKANKQVTVEYVMIDHVNDSTDQAHELAIALKDTPSKINLIPFNPYPGSPYKRSSNSRIDRFDKVLQSYGLTVITRRTRGDDIDAACGQLAGDVLDRTKRTGKKQVKADEISVKMV, from the coding sequence ATAACCGAATCGACTGCCAAGGTTAATTTGCTGAATTTTGACTATCAAATGATGCGTGAATATTTTGCTTCTATCGGTGAAAAGCCTTTCCGTGCCGAGCAGGTGATGAAGTGGATTTACCACTTCGGTTATGACGATTTCGAGAAAATGACCAACCTCAACAAAAAGCTCAGGGAAAAACTGCAAAGAAATTGCGAGATCAAGGCGCCGGAAATCTCGCAAAAGCAGGTTTCAAACGACGGCACCATCAAATACGCCCTGATGCTTGAAGGCGGCCAGGAAGTGGAAACCGTGTGGATCCCGGAAAATAACCGGGCGACCCTGTGCGTTTCTTCCCAGGTAGGCTGTGCCCTTGAGTGCAGTTTCTGCTCTACCGCCCAGCAGGGCTTTAACCGCAACCTGTCGATGTCGGAAATCATCGGCCAGGTGTGGCGGGTGGCCAACGACATCGGCGCTACCCGTATTGCCGGTACCCGGCCTATCACTAACATAGTGATGATGGGCATGGGAGAGCCTTTGCTGAACATGAAAAACCTGATCCCGGCGCTGGATACTATGCTGAATGACTTCGCCTACGGCCTGTCGAAACGCCGGGTGACCGTCAGTACCTCGGGCGTCGTGCCGGCGCTGGATATGCTGAAAGAGAAAATCGACTGTGCCCTGGCGATTTCCGTGCATGCGCCGAACAATGAGTTGCGGGACGAACTTGTGCCTATCAATAAAAAATATCCGCTGGAAGATTTCCTGGCGGCATCGCGCCGTTATATAGATGGCTCTAAAGCCAACAAGCAGGTGACGGTGGAATATGTGATGATAGATCATGTCAACGACAGCACAGATCAGGCCCATGAACTGGCGATTGCGTTAAAGGATACCCCGAGTAAGATTAACCTGATCCCCTTTAACCCCTACCCGGGGTCGCCTTACAAGCGCTCCAGCAATTCCCGTATCGATCGTTTCGATAAGGTGCTGCAATCTTACGGGCTGACGGTGATCACCCGCCGTACCCGCGGTGACGATATCGACGCTGCCTGTGGCCAGTTAGCCGGGGATGTGCTCGACAGAACCAAAAGAACTGGAAAAAAACAGGTGAAAGCTGATGAAATTTCAGTAAAAATGGTGTGA
- a CDS encoding MATE family efflux transporter — translation MKDLTRGSIFKHLLSLSLPVGISILIQNLYLMIDLYFVSQLGPVALAGVSAAGNLTLLIVGLTQIIAVGTVSLVAQAIGRKDKQDVDVIFNQALFISTILTLLVLVCGYLLADTYLALMSSDPAVIAEGKEYLYYYLPNLALQFMLVVLSSALRGAGVVKPGMVIQFISVFINTLLTPVLVAGWFTGHAMGVAGAGLASSVAMLVAVLLMFVYFLKFGQYFTFNKRLFMPAAEPAKRILNLGFPSGGEFFMLFFYMAIIYWAIQGFGPAAQAGFGLGSRLMQAIFMPALAIALALPALAGQNYGAKNYARVRSSFKVSALVISAMMAALSGFCLLVPELLLEPFTQDVDVLEVASVFLQVIAFNFVPAGLIFTCSGMFQGMGNTWPSLISMTLRLVIFALPVFWLSQKSSYPLEYIWYISITALVIQMFFSLYLLKLEFAKRLKPAADDEGGNIGEQENEIDTGEEVPAKGN, via the coding sequence ATGAAAGACTTAACCCGGGGTTCCATTTTTAAGCATTTGCTCAGCCTTTCCCTGCCGGTGGGCATCAGCATTTTGATCCAAAACCTGTACCTGATGATAGATCTCTATTTTGTCAGCCAGCTCGGTCCCGTGGCGCTTGCCGGGGTTAGTGCCGCCGGCAACCTGACCTTATTGATCGTCGGCCTAACCCAAATAATCGCCGTAGGCACCGTCTCCCTGGTTGCCCAGGCCATAGGCAGAAAAGATAAACAGGATGTGGATGTTATCTTCAACCAGGCCTTGTTTATCTCAACCATATTAACCCTGCTGGTGCTGGTGTGCGGCTACTTGCTGGCGGATACATACCTGGCCCTGATGTCATCGGATCCGGCGGTGATAGCCGAGGGCAAAGAATACCTGTATTACTACCTGCCGAACTTGGCGCTGCAATTTATGCTAGTGGTCTTGTCCTCCGCCTTAAGGGGGGCAGGAGTAGTCAAGCCGGGTATGGTGATCCAATTTATCAGCGTCTTTATCAATACCCTGCTGACGCCGGTATTGGTGGCCGGCTGGTTTACCGGCCACGCCATGGGGGTTGCCGGGGCCGGCCTGGCCAGCTCTGTTGCCATGCTGGTCGCCGTGCTGCTGATGTTTGTTTATTTCCTTAAGTTCGGGCAGTATTTTACTTTCAACAAACGCCTGTTTATGCCGGCCGCCGAACCGGCAAAGCGCATCCTTAATCTAGGGTTCCCCTCCGGCGGCGAATTTTTTATGTTGTTCTTTTATATGGCCATTATTTACTGGGCCATCCAGGGATTTGGTCCCGCCGCCCAGGCGGGATTCGGCTTGGGCTCCCGGCTGATGCAGGCGATATTTATGCCGGCCCTGGCGATCGCCCTCGCCCTGCCGGCACTGGCAGGACAGAACTACGGCGCGAAAAATTATGCCAGGGTCAGATCTAGCTTTAAGGTGTCTGCGCTGGTGATCAGCGCCATGATGGCGGCCTTGTCCGGCTTTTGTTTGCTGGTGCCGGAACTGCTGCTGGAACCTTTCACCCAGGATGTTGACGTGCTTGAGGTCGCCAGCGTCTTTTTACAGGTTATTGCCTTTAACTTTGTTCCCGCCGGACTGATCTTTACCTGCTCCGGCATGTTCCAGGGCATGGGCAATACCTGGCCTTCGTTGATCAGCATGACGCTGCGCCTGGTGATTTTCGCCCTGCCGGTATTCTGGCTCAGCCAAAAAAGCAGCTATCCGCTGGAATATATCTGGTATATCTCGATCACCGCCCTGGTGATACAAATGTTTTTCAGCCTGTACCTGCTTAAGCTGGAATTTGCCAAAAGGCTTAAGCCGGCAGCCGACGATGAAGGCGGGAATATCGGTGAGCAGGAAAATGAAATAGACACCGGAGAGGAAGTTCCGGCAAAAGGCAATTAA
- a CDS encoding aminotransferase class V-fold PLP-dependent enzyme: MLTLTDIQPQKDEIYLDNNATTPVLPQAAAAASHAMQLCYGNPSSSHITGIKAKYILETTRNLVRKVIGAPSGEITFTSGATEGIQTAIISALNATRGQAATADKPVLLYGATEHKAVPETLKHWNNMLNIGAEVLAIPVDERGILDLDFIRRHVADALIICTMAANNETGVFQDLKALESVIRQGNDKVLWMVDCVQALGKFSLDIANTTIDYAPFSGHKLYAPKGIGILYVREGAPYTPFIAGGGQESGLRSGTENLPGIAAIQAILSLLDDEEDDTFKSHEVLLGYRKQLSDTLCEAFPDIVFNHDFACSLPTTLNFSVKGLSSKDIMDLFDAAHIRVSSGSACSSKVSGSFVLEAMGKPKWQSDSAIRMSFGPATTQQEIDDACEAIKKAVKALHHSCLILSDTQDNSEFAVDGLQQWVYDQQCTWCYVDKAAGECIVLDMIPELVNKFQTLVKCQNYQVNGVLETHRHDGQLLSSEIVRELISGQMLSSDYDHLGWNKHNTELTLQNGQQVSAINIGTKVLAKLPLPGHTENSVCYLLGTAKEGRLEAQDIEFAFVGDTLQIGGLGRVDLPESSAEKMYESLRNLAAVIADDTLICPSHDYQQLFSTCLAMEKRTNRLLSDVLAGEINAGEFKQQKALVDTKLPPADHHNYCGSISTSSADIGHITPDKLKQFMADNPGATIVDVREPHEFDAYPEECVSGKALVNIPLSQLTNFVNRHRQEKSSSTFVCICRSGNRSDAAARTLSRYGFNKVYHVPGGFALLS; encoded by the coding sequence ATGCTGACGCTTACTGATATCCAACCGCAAAAAGACGAGATTTATCTCGATAACAATGCCACGACCCCGGTATTGCCTCAGGCCGCGGCGGCGGCATCTCATGCCATGCAGCTTTGTTATGGTAACCCCAGCAGCAGCCATATTACCGGTATTAAGGCCAAGTATATTTTAGAGACCACGCGCAACCTGGTGCGTAAGGTTATCGGTGCCCCCAGCGGTGAGATCACTTTTACCAGCGGCGCCACCGAAGGCATACAGACGGCGATCATTTCGGCGCTGAATGCCACACGCGGGCAGGCGGCAACAGCGGATAAGCCGGTACTTTTATACGGCGCCACCGAGCATAAGGCGGTGCCGGAAACGTTAAAACACTGGAATAATATGCTCAATATCGGCGCCGAGGTGCTGGCGATTCCCGTCGATGAGCGCGGCATTTTAGATCTGGACTTTATCCGCCGGCATGTAGCGGATGCCCTGATCATCTGTACCATGGCCGCCAATAACGAAACCGGGGTGTTCCAGGATCTGAAAGCGCTTGAGTCGGTGATCCGCCAGGGCAACGACAAGGTTTTGTGGATGGTGGATTGCGTACAGGCCCTGGGAAAATTCTCCCTGGATATTGCCAATACCACAATCGACTACGCCCCTTTTAGCGGCCATAAATTATATGCCCCCAAGGGAATAGGTATTTTGTATGTGCGTGAAGGCGCTCCCTATACCCCCTTTATTGCCGGCGGCGGCCAGGAAAGCGGCTTGCGCTCGGGCACAGAAAATTTACCCGGTATTGCCGCCATCCAGGCGATCTTATCCCTGCTGGACGACGAAGAAGACGATACCTTTAAAAGCCATGAAGTTTTGCTCGGTTACCGCAAGCAGTTAAGCGATACCTTATGCGAGGCATTCCCGGATATTGTCTTTAACCATGACTTTGCCTGTTCATTACCCACCACGTTAAATTTTTCCGTTAAGGGCCTGTCCAGCAAAGACATCATGGATTTGTTTGATGCCGCCCATATCCGGGTGAGCTCAGGCTCCGCCTGTTCGTCGAAAGTCAGCGGCAGTTTTGTGCTTGAAGCCATGGGCAAACCCAAGTGGCAAAGTGACTCGGCTATCCGTATGTCTTTCGGTCCCGCCACCACACAGCAGGAAATCGATGATGCCTGCGAGGCGATTAAAAAGGCGGTTAAGGCTTTGCACCATAGCTGTTTGATCCTCTCGGATACCCAGGATAACAGCGAATTTGCCGTTGATGGCCTGCAGCAATGGGTTTATGACCAGCAGTGTACCTGGTGTTATGTCGACAAAGCGGCGGGGGAGTGTATCGTCCTGGACATGATCCCCGAACTGGTGAATAAATTCCAGACCCTGGTGAAGTGCCAGAACTATCAGGTTAACGGTGTCTTGGAAACCCACCGCCATGACGGCCAGCTGCTCAGCAGTGAAATTGTCCGTGAGCTGATCTCCGGGCAAATGTTGTCCAGCGATTATGATCACCTCGGCTGGAATAAGCATAACACTGAACTGACTTTGCAGAACGGCCAGCAGGTCAGTGCCATAAATATCGGCACTAAAGTTCTGGCGAAACTCCCCCTGCCGGGACACACAGAAAACAGTGTCTGTTATCTGCTGGGGACGGCCAAAGAAGGCAGGCTGGAGGCGCAGGACATCGAATTTGCCTTTGTCGGCGATACCCTGCAGATCGGCGGCCTGGGCCGGGTGGACTTGCCGGAAAGCAGCGCCGAAAAAATGTATGAATCTTTACGTAATTTGGCCGCGGTGATCGCCGATGATACCTTGATCTGCCCCAGCCATGATTATCAGCAGCTGTTCAGTACCTGCCTGGCCATGGAAAAGCGTACCAACCGGTTACTCAGCGATGTCCTGGCGGGAGAAATCAATGCCGGGGAGTTTAAACAACAAAAAGCTCTGGTAGATACTAAACTGCCGCCGGCGGATCACCATAATTATTGCGGCAGCATCAGCACCAGCTCTGCGGATATCGGCCATATTACCCCGGATAAACTTAAACAGTTTATGGCAGACAACCCCGGAGCCACGATTGTCGATGTCCGCGAGCCCCATGAATTTGACGCCTACCCGGAAGAGTGCGTGTCCGGTAAAGCCCTGGTGAATATTCCCCTGTCGCAGCTGACCAATTTTGTCAACCGGCACAGGCAGGAAAAAAGCAGCAGCACTTTTGTCTGTATCTGCCGCAGCGGCAACCGCAGCGATGCGGCAGCCAGGACCCTGAGCCGTTACGGTTTTAACAAGGTTTATCATGTTCCCGGGGGCTTTGCCCTGTTGTCTTAA
- the ndk gene encoding nucleoside-diphosphate kinase — protein sequence MAIERTFSIVKPDAVAKNVIGQIYNRFETAGLKIVASKMVHLSKEKAEGFYAEHKERPFFGALVEFMTSGPVMVQVLEGENAVLKNREIMGATNPAEALAGTLRADYADSIDENACHGSDALESAAREIAYFFSDDEICPRTR from the coding sequence ATGGCTATCGAACGTACTTTTTCTATCGTAAAACCTGATGCCGTAGCAAAAAATGTTATTGGTCAAATCTACAACCGTTTTGAAACTGCCGGTTTAAAAATCGTTGCTTCAAAAATGGTTCACCTGAGCAAAGAAAAAGCTGAAGGTTTCTACGCTGAGCACAAAGAGCGTCCTTTCTTCGGTGCTTTAGTTGAATTCATGACTTCTGGTCCTGTTATGGTTCAGGTACTTGAAGGTGAGAACGCGGTACTGAAAAACCGTGAAATCATGGGTGCTACTAACCCGGCTGAAGCTTTAGCCGGTACTTTACGTGCTGACTACGCCGATTCTATCGACGAGAACGCTTGTCACGGTTCAGACGCTTTAGAGTCTGCTGCCCGTGAAATCGCTTACTTCTTCTCTGATGACGAGATCTGCCCGCGCACTCGTTAA